From the genome of Capricornis sumatraensis isolate serow.1 chromosome 17, serow.2, whole genome shotgun sequence, one region includes:
- the CLDN5 gene encoding claudin-5 → MGSAALEILGLVLCLVGWVGLILACGLPMWQVTAFLDHNIVTAQTTWKGLWMSCVVQSTGHMQCKVYDSVLALSPEVQAARALTVGAVLLALVALFVTLAGAQCTTCVAPGPAKARVALTGGALYALCGLLALVPLCWFANIVVREFYDPTVPMSQKYELGAALYIGWAASALLMCGGGLVCCGAWVCTGRPDFSFPVKYSASRRPTATGDYDKKNYV, encoded by the coding sequence ATGGGGTCGGCGGCGCTGGAGATTCTCGGCTTGGTGCTGTGCCTGGTGGGCTGGGTGGGCCTCATCCTGGCGTGCGGGCTCCCCATGTGGCAGGTGACGGCCTTCCTGGACCACAACATCGTGACGGCGCAGACCACCTGGAAGGGGCTGTGGATGTCGTGCGTGGTGCAGAGCACCGGCCACATGCAGTGCAAAGTGTACGACTCGGTGCTGGCGCTGAGCCCCGAGGTGCAGGCGGCGCGCGCGCTCACCGTGGGCGCCGTGCTGCTGGCGCTCGTCGCGCTCTTCGTGACCCTGGCGGGCGCCCAGTGCACCACCTGCGTGGCCCCCGGCCCGGCCAAGGCGCGCGTGGCCCTCACGGGCGGCGCGCTCTACGCGCTCTGCGGGCTGCTGGCGCTGGTGCCGCTCTGCTGGTTCGCCAACATCGTGGTCCGCGAGTTCTACGACCCGACCGTGCCCATGTCTCAGAAGTACGAGCTGGGCGCCGCGCTCTACATCGGCTGGGCCGCCTCGGCGCTGCTCATGTGCGGCGGCGGCCTCGTGTGCTGCGGCGCCTGGGTCTGCACCGGCCGCCCCGATTTCAGCTTCCCGGTGAAGTACTCGGCGTCGCGGCGGCCGACGGCCACCGGCGACTACGACAAGAAGAACTACGTCTGA